The genome window GTCTCGATCATGACGCTGCATGGCGCGAAGGGCCTCGAGTTCGAGACCGTCTATCTGCCCGGCTGGGAGGAAGGGCTGTTTCCGAGCCAGCGCACGCTCGACGAACAGGGACGCGCAGGATTGGAAGAAGAGCGTCGCCTCGCCTATGTCGGGCTGACGCGGGCCAAGCGCCGCGCGAAAATCTATTTCGCCAGCAACCGGCGCATTCACGGGCTGTGGCAGGCGACCGTGCCGTCGCGCTTCATCGACAATCTGCCGTCGGACAATGTCGAGGTGGTCGAGGCGCCGAGCGGGTCGCAATATGGCTCCTATGGCGTCTCGCGCTTCGCCAATCTCGACGTCTATGGCTCCGACTATGCGACGCCGGGATGGAAACGCGCGCAGGCGGCGCGGGGCGACGCCGGGCGCGGCGAGCCGATGCGCGGCGCACGCGGCAAGCAGCCCGTGACGATCGAGGGCGAAGTGATCGCGCGCTCCTCGGGCGGTTCGCGCTTTTCAGTCGGCGCGCGGGTGTTTCACTTGAAGTTCGGGCCCGGCTCGGTGGCGGCGGTCGACGGCAACAAGCTCACTGTCGATTTCGACAAGGCCGGCAGGAAGATGGTGCTGGAGAGTTTTGTGCAGGCGGGGTGATTCGAGACAGTCAAGGCTTGACCAGCTTCTTTCCCCAATCTCCCCGTATTTCATCACCGCAATGTGCATAACGCGGAAAACTATTCTTCGTCCGCCAGAGGCTGTTTCTTGCTGAAATAATGAGCGCCGAATCGAAAAGGCGTTCACATGCTCACCAACAGCCGCGACATCATTCGCCGCCTCGAAAAAGAGGGATGGCGGCGCGTGCGCGTTACTGGTTCCCATCATCACTTCGCAAAGAACAGTCGGCGAGACATCGTTACCGTGCCTCACCCGCGAAAAGACATCCCTATCGGAACCGTCAAGCACATCTACCGGCAAGCCGGTTGGGACAAGAATTAATCAAGCCGCCTGTTGGATGAGTTCGGGACGCGGAGCGGGCAAGGCGATCACGAGTTCCGCGTCTTCGAAACTATCAGCCCATTTTGGATCGGCTTTGATGTCCGACAAGTCGCGCGTCGTCGGCAATGGATCGCCGAATTCGATCATCGCTTCGGTCCATCCTTCCAGCGCTTCAGCCGCCATGGCGAAAATATCATCGATCTCGTCGGCCGCCGAAAAGCATCCCGGCGCGTCGGGAAAGCTCATGCCGTAGGCGCTGTGTTCGTCCTTATGGACGATGACGATGTAGGGCTTCATTGGCGGCCTCTGGGGGTCCATGACAAATCATAGCGCGTTCGAGTCCGGCCCGCCATCGCTCGGCGTCGTTGTACAGGGCTTCGAACTTGGGCTCGCTTTCAGCCGTCACGCTCGGCCTTGTGCTGCCTTGCGCCGGGCATCCACGCCGGACGATCGCAAAACGCATCCCGGGGAGACGGCGGCCTCGCTACCCGGATTCGGAGCCCGGCGCCATTGTGGCGTCGCCGCCACAGTCAGGCTTTTTCGGGGGTTGAACGGGGCGCGTCGCCGCGCGCCGATTCACAAGCCTGATGCGGCGCCTTACTGTTCAGGCGAAGCAACGGAGGATTGCCGCGCGGCGGCGCTCCGCCCATATCTTGACTGGAAAGGCGCCGCAGATCTCGCCGCGACGGGATTTTGCGCAAGGAACCGCTATGACCGCTGGCGAAAAGGCCGAGCGACTTCTCCGCGCCGCGCTTGCGGGCGCGACCCTGTCGGCGTTCGCCGCTCCTGCGGCGGCGGCGCAATATCCGCCGCGTCGCGCCGAAACGTTTGACCCGCCGCCGCTCGTCGCGCTGTTTGACGTGGAGCGCCTCCCGACGCGCGCGCCATTGGACAACCCGAACTTCGCCGTCGCGGACCCGGCGCCCGCCGCGGTCCTGCTCGACGTCGAGCTGCGCGCCGAGCCTGTCGAGCCGGACTCGCTCGACCTCGCCAGGAGCCTTCAGCCTGAGGAGAAGCGCGATCTCGCCCTGGCGCTCGACGCCTGGGCGACGGCCGGCGATGCAACGCTCGGGCCCGAGCGCCGCCGGCTGCGCGCGGCGTTGGCGGCCGCCTACGCCGCCCGAGATCTCGCGCCGTTCTGGATCGAGAATGGAGAATGGCGCGCTTCGGCCCGGGCCGCGCTCGCGCGCCTCGCGCTCGCCGCCGATGACGGGCTCGATCTTCGCGCCTATGCGACGCCGGACGCCGAAAAGGCGGCGCCCACGGCGGCGGACGAACTCGCTCTGTCGGAGGCGATCGCCGCCTATGCGCTGCAGGCGCGTGGCGCCCGGATCGAACCTGAACGCATCTCGCGGCTCGTCGGGGCGAAAACGACCCTCCCCGATCCGGCGCAGGCCGTGGCCGAAGTCGCCGGCGCGGGCGCAACCGCCGGCGACGCGCTGCAGGCCTATAATCCCACGCATTACGGCTATCAGCAGCTGCGCGAAAAACTCATCGAGATGAGAATGCAGCGCGCCGGCGCGCCTGCCTCCGACGGACTTTACGCCGCAGCCGCCGAGGGCGTCACCCAGAGCGACGTCCTGCCGGCCGCAAGCAAGTCCAAGCGGCGCCGCGCCGCCGGGCTCGCCAAGGCTTCGACCTCGCGGGTCGAAGCCGAAATCATCGCCAATATGGAGCGGTGGCGCTGGTTGCCGCGCGACCTCGGCGAAGAGCGGGTCGAGGTGAATATTCCCGACTTCGAACTCGCCGTCGTGCGCAATGGCGAGGTGACGCATCGCACGCGCGTCATCGTCGGCAAAGAGGCGACCCCGACGCCGATCTTCTCCAATGCGCTGCAATACATCATCGTCAATCCCTATTGGAACGTGCCGCCGTCGATCCTGAACAAGGAGATGCTGCCGAAGGCGAACGGCGACGTCGCCGCCATCGCGGCGAGCGGCTTCAACGTGTCCTATCGCGGCGGCAAGCTCGTGGTGCGCCAGCCGCCCGGCGAGCGCAATGCGCTTGGCCGCATCAAATTCATGTTCCCCAACGATTTCTCGGTATATTTGCACGATACGCCGTCGCGCAACCTGTTCGCCGCGTCGCATCGCGCCTTCAGCCATGGCTGCATGCGCGTCGACGCGCCTTTCGCGCTGGCGGAAGCCGTGCTCGGCCCCCGCAGCGGCTGGTCGGAAAGCCGCGTGCGCCGGCTGATCGGCGGCTCGGAACGCTACATCAATCTCTCCAAGCCGCTGCCGATCCACATCGAATATTTCACCGCCTATGTCGACGAAGGCGGGCGCATCGTGCTGCGCCCCGATCTCTACGGCTATTCGGCGCGGGTGCGGAAGGCTTTGGGGCTAGGCGCCTGAACCTTTCACGGTTGCGGAAAACAGCGCGGCGCAGCCGATCGTTTCGACGCTCACCGCGCTGAAGCGCTTTTCGAGTTCGCGCGTCAACGTCTCCAGATCGTCCTGCGCATTCGAAAATACGCCCTTGGAGTTATAGAACGCCATCAGCCTCTGCGCCGCGAAGCTGCGTTCGACCCCGCCTTGCAGCAGCGTCGAGCCGAAGACGACGGCGCCGGGATTCAGCAGGGGCGCGAGGAAATCGAAGGCGCGCGCCTTCGTCGCCATGTCGCCCGGCAGGCAATGCAGGAGATAATTGACGCCGAGCGAGTCGAATTTGGCGCCCTCGGCGTCGATCGGCGCCAGCACATTGCGCACATAGATCTCGGGCCGATAGCGCGCGATGCGTCGCGCCGCATATTGCAGCGCGTCGCGGTTCATATCCATCAGCGCGACGCGCGGCGTCGGCGCCGGAAAACGGCAGCGATCGAGAAAATAGCCGGTGCCGACGCCGACATCGAGATGATTGCCGCTGATGTGTCGATCGTAATGGGCGAGCAGCCGGGGAGTGGGACATTTCCAGATCCACCGATTGGACAGGCCGAGCACCAGCAGATCGTAGATCGCGAGCATCTTCGGCGTGTAGACCGCCTGTCCGGCGTGAATTTGCTCGGTGGTGATCGGCGGCATCGCTCTGGCTCCGGAACTATCGGCGGCTTCGGGGGTGACAACCGGCCCGCCTGCGTGGAAGAAGCTTATCTCATGTTCATAAGGCGCTGCTAAGCTTCCAATGCCCCCTCCCCTCCTCGCCCTCCAGGGCGTCATGCTCACTCTCGGCGGAAAGCCGCTGCTGGAGGGCGCCGATCTCTCGGTGGCGCCTGGCGCGCGGCTGTGCGTCGTCGGCCGCAACGGCTCGGGCAAGTCGACGCTGCTCAAGATCGCGGCCGGCGAGATCGAGCCTGACGCCGGCGTGCGCTTCCTGCAGCCCGGCGCGAGCTTACGCTATCTGCCGCAGGAGCCGGATTTTTCGGGCTTCGCCACGGCGCTCGCCTATGTCGAAGCCGGCCTTGGGCCGCTCGACGATCCTCATGTCGCCAGAACCCTGCTCAACGATCTGGGGCTCGGGGGCGACGAAAACCCCGCACGCCTCTCGGGCGGCGAAGCGCGACGGGCGGCGCTCGCCCGAGTTCTCGCGCCTGAGCCAGAAATTCTGCTGCTCGACGAGCCGACGAACCACCTCGATCTGCCGACGATCCTGTGGCTCGAAGAAAGGCTCGCGGCGCTGCGCTCGGCGCTCGTGCTCATCAGCCATGACCGCCGCTTTCTTCAGGATCTGACCCGGGAAACGCTTTGGATCGACCGCGGCCGCACGCGTCATCTGGCGCGCGGCTTCAGGGAATTCGAGGCCTGGCGCGACCGCGAATTGGAGGAAGAGGAAAAGCAGCAGCACAAGTTGGAGCGCAAGATCGTCGCCGAAGAACATTGGCTGCGCCACGGCGTTTCCGGCCGGCGCAAGCGCAATATGAAGCGACTCGGGGGCCTGCATCATCTTCGCGCGGAGCGCCGCAATCGCGTCATGCCGACCGGCGACGTGAAACTTGAAGCCAGCGAAGCGCAGCTGTCCGGCAAGCTGGTCATCGAGGCGATCAAGATCGGCAAGTCGTACGGCGAACGCGTCATCGTCGAGAATTTCACGACGCGCATTCTGCGGGGCGATCGCATCGGAATCATCGGCGCGAACGGCGCCGGCAAGACGACGCTCGTCAATCTGCTGACCGGCGCGCTCGCGCCCGACAGCGGCAAGGTGCGATTGGGCGCCAATCTCGAAATGGCGACCCTCGAGCAAAGCCGCGCGAGTCTCGATCCGGGAACCACCTTGCAGGACGCGCTGACCGGCGGCGGCTCCGACACGATCGAGATCAATGGCGAGCGGCGTCACGTCATCGGCTACATGAAGGATTTCCTGTTCAAGCCGGA of Methylocystis sp. SC2 contains these proteins:
- a CDS encoding type II toxin-antitoxin system HicA family toxin encodes the protein MLTNSRDIIRRLEKEGWRRVRVTGSHHHFAKNSRRDIVTVPHPRKDIPIGTVKHIYRQAGWDKN
- a CDS encoding type II toxin-antitoxin system HicB family antitoxin translates to MKPYIVIVHKDEHSAYGMSFPDAPGCFSAADEIDDIFAMAAEALEGWTEAMIEFGDPLPTTRDLSDIKADPKWADSFEDAELVIALPAPRPELIQQAA
- a CDS encoding L,D-transpeptidase family protein; protein product: MTAGEKAERLLRAALAGATLSAFAAPAAAAQYPPRRAETFDPPPLVALFDVERLPTRAPLDNPNFAVADPAPAAVLLDVELRAEPVEPDSLDLARSLQPEEKRDLALALDAWATAGDATLGPERRRLRAALAAAYAARDLAPFWIENGEWRASARAALARLALAADDGLDLRAYATPDAEKAAPTAADELALSEAIAAYALQARGARIEPERISRLVGAKTTLPDPAQAVAEVAGAGATAGDALQAYNPTHYGYQQLREKLIEMRMQRAGAPASDGLYAAAAEGVTQSDVLPAASKSKRRRAAGLAKASTSRVEAEIIANMERWRWLPRDLGEERVEVNIPDFELAVVRNGEVTHRTRVIVGKEATPTPIFSNALQYIIVNPYWNVPPSILNKEMLPKANGDVAAIAASGFNVSYRGGKLVVRQPPGERNALGRIKFMFPNDFSVYLHDTPSRNLFAASHRAFSHGCMRVDAPFALAEAVLGPRSGWSESRVRRLIGGSERYINLSKPLPIHIEYFTAYVDEGGRIVLRPDLYGYSARVRKALGLGA
- a CDS encoding class I SAM-dependent methyltransferase; the encoded protein is MPPITTEQIHAGQAVYTPKMLAIYDLLVLGLSNRWIWKCPTPRLLAHYDRHISGNHLDVGVGTGYFLDRCRFPAPTPRVALMDMNRDALQYAARRIARYRPEIYVRNVLAPIDAEGAKFDSLGVNYLLHCLPGDMATKARAFDFLAPLLNPGAVVFGSTLLQGGVERSFAAQRLMAFYNSKGVFSNAQDDLETLTRELEKRFSAVSVETIGCAALFSATVKGSGA
- a CDS encoding ABC-F family ATP-binding cassette domain-containing protein, whose protein sequence is MPPPLLALQGVMLTLGGKPLLEGADLSVAPGARLCVVGRNGSGKSTLLKIAAGEIEPDAGVRFLQPGASLRYLPQEPDFSGFATALAYVEAGLGPLDDPHVARTLLNDLGLGGDENPARLSGGEARRAALARVLAPEPEILLLDEPTNHLDLPTILWLEERLAALRSALVLISHDRRFLQDLTRETLWIDRGRTRHLARGFREFEAWRDRELEEEEKQQHKLERKIVAEEHWLRHGVSGRRKRNMKRLGGLHHLRAERRNRVMPTGDVKLEASEAQLSGKLVIEAIKIGKSYGERVIVENFTTRILRGDRIGIIGANGAGKTTLVNLLTGALAPDSGKVRLGANLEMATLEQSRASLDPGTTLQDALTGGGSDTIEINGERRHVIGYMKDFLFKPEQARTPIGRLSGGERGRLMLARALAKPSNLLALDEPTNDLDLETLDLLEEMLADYPGTLIVVSHDRDFLDRVATSVLMSEGDGRWIEYAGGYSDMVAQRGKGVETRGAIASARETKEKPAPREKAAIRQKLSFKEQHALATLPGKIDAWREKCAKLQTLLDDPELYARDPAKFAKASEAFAALQADIAEAEDEWLALEIKREEERSN